The Arachis hypogaea cultivar Tifrunner chromosome 14, arahy.Tifrunner.gnm2.J5K5, whole genome shotgun sequence DNA window TCCAAAAATTACAATGCAAATCATTAACATTAAAGAATGCTTACGTTGAAGAAGTAGCTTTACGTAATTCTATTACGTTAATAGGAGGGAGAAGGAGGAGCACGTGTATTTCACAGAACGGGAGGAGGAAAGGCGCGTCTAATAAAAAGAACTTGGATGACTTGGTTAAGTTTTACTTGGATGACTTGGTTAAGTTTTTTTGCATGGATGTAAAATATTATTGAATAAATAAATCTCATTCTAAATTCATAAAATGttcactaaataataataataataataataataataataataataataacaaactaaACATAttataactaaaattttaaatataataaatattatatcacATTATGCAATTTAGATTACTTTTTAGAAATAGATCTAAAATCTAATCCAATCTATacaatttatcaaaaataaaatccaattaaATCTAAATTAGTACAATTTTAATGTTTTCGGTTGAATTGAATTAGATGAATAATTTAATTTGAACCAATTTGAATTTGAAAGGGAAGGATTGAGTGGGAAAAAAACAGttttttgttatgattttagGTTTCATTGGGTTATCTAGCTATATTGTTAAGTAATTTTGATACACTTCAGTACTTCACAATGCCAAAACTGAGGCCCTCTTATAGTCATACACCAACAATGAAAGAACACCCTATAAACAAATTGGAATCAAAATTTGAGACTGGATGCCTCTCTTTCAACTGCGTTGTTATGTCACATATATTACTAACTGCAACAAGCATCACTGATCAATGCACCTGCAATTATTGGCAACCCCACTCTTTTCACTCTAGCCCCCAAATGAACAAAAGAAAAAGCACTTTTACAGCACCAAATTGATTTGATCCATGGCGCAGCTAGGACATCATGTGGGATACATATATACTCTGTCTCAGGTCCAACTCTTCGAACCAAAATGCCTTCGGCCTAAGTTTGTGCGTGCCAAAAGCCTAAAACCTTATGCTGGATTGCCGGGTGGGTAATGTGGGCTAAGGGCAACAGGTTCAATCATTCTATGGAGCAAGTGAGAAAGAGCCAAATACAAATGCTATGTGCCTCCGGCATATTATCTATCTGTCCACTACTTCAGGAATGACGGCTTTGCCCAGATAAACCTGTTGCATCTCATCTCTCCAAATCTGCAAGGACAGCAATTATACACATAGCTTCAACGTAATTTTCTATCCTAATTTGTTTATATAGCACAAAAAGAATCTAGTTTAAAATATTGAATTCACCCATTCATTGAAATCATACCATGTCTCGGAATTCCAATCGTATATGTGGAACATTTGTTTTTTGAATATCATTTCCATCTGGCCCCCTCTTATAGTACTCCTGACCTATCCAATGTGACTGCCACAGGAAAAGCTGATGAATTTGTGTGtgtatgtgtatatataaaatatatttttatccatGTATGTATAATTATCATTCTTGTCTCTTCACTATATTCAAGCAATGATTTAAGTGATTATTAAGTTTGAATTTCATCAATATCGTCAAAGTATAACATTGAATTAAGTTGGTAGTTCACACTTTGCAGTTATGTACTATTATCCTCGTTCAGTGAATCATATTCTCTCCTTGAATATAAACAAGGATTCATATGTCATCCAAATAATgatgttaaaaattttataattctaAAATACCAAGAATGATATTGAGTATTGGATAATGCTCTCCTAGAAGAGCTCACTGTAAACATATGACACCTCTCGCCATCCATACTTAGGCCACAGAAAAGATCTCAGCTTTTTTCACTTATTCACAAGAGTACCAAATTCAAGTTAAGATTACCTTCAATGCATGTGAAAAACCTGATTGATAAACAGAATTGCGGGCAATCTCACACAAATCACATGCACTCAGCTTCCATACCTGTAGAGGAATTGTGTTCTATCAGCAATGCCTGCTCATAGAGAGAGAAAGGGGTAGAGAATGAAATATGTAACTTACAGAAGCTGCTATGCTATATTCTTCAACCAATGGTTCCTTTGTCAAGTGAATTTGGAGTGGATCATCGGTAGAAAGTGAAACATTCAATCCCCGTGAGAAGAACATTGGAAAAGGATTTCGATGGTAGTCTAAGAATAGGGAGTTATTGCTGAGAGGAGACATTGCCAGCCCAATCTGATAACAAATATACAATTACCAATTAGtcacttaaaaaatttaaataaacaaaaatcaattgaaaattaaccATACTTGAGCTAAATAATATAAATACTGAAGCACAGGAGATTTTCTCAAATTGATTCCATGCGCAATGTTGTGAGCCGTAAGAAAGGTTGCAGCTAGGTGGTCAATATCACCAGCCTGCATCAAACATGATATATCAGGGACCAATACAACTAACAAGTTTGCAAACAAAAGAAATTGCAATCCAATAATTACCTCTCCAGAATGTGGACGGAATTTAATTGTTGTCATTCCCTTTGATTCACGTAGCTGAGAAATATTACATTATGTCAAATTTTGGTGTGTCAAAACAAATTCTAGATACCTATATACTCACTATGattattgtttctttcttttgttttttaattttttagttgggGGTTTCTGGATACTCATTATGAATTTAAAAGCAGAAAATCTTAGTATGCCCATCTAAGGGAATCCATGGATGActgatgaaagaagaagaaagcaacacaataaatatatatagtaatgATTTTGGTACAATATGATCAAGAGGTCTGCAACTTATGCTACATAGTAGTTAAAAGAAAAGAGTGCGAACCCTTGTTTACTCTTCCTCTTGTCAACAAAGGGAGTTGATTTCTATTGTGGTGAAGTGAATAGCTAGAACAGCTAATCAAAATTGACGAAAGTATAAAGTTGTTTAAGAAAAACCATTACAAACCTTGTTTAAGGTGTAAAGATTGGCATAACAGTAATAGGCATAGTATGAAAATGCTGGATTGAATACGTTAGTCCATTGAGCAGGTGTAGGCATGTGTTTTGTTGGCCGTCTTTCAGGTTTGCTTTCATCATCCACCAAATCCAACCCAACAACCTAAACATACATAAACAAAAACTCATAACTGGGCAACGGCTCTATATTTCACAAGAAAAGCACTACAAAACAATAAAACATGATTGATTAAATATCTCTCTAAatctgtttttgttttgttttctttttttaaaataatttttcggGTGGGCGAGACATAAAATTACAAAGCAAAACTAGCAAGCTTGGTTTGGTAACGCTTTTCGGAGGGGTGTTTGTGCTTTTCAAAAGCAAGCACTTCGTTTTGGGTTTGGTAAATAAAAAGCTCATGTGCTTATGCTTGCAACTTTTGAAAGTTAGGAgcgcttttgaaagcacctaaggaGGAGCTTTTCAAAGTTAACTTatgcttatcaaaattaaaaaatctaatataacctcgtacattaattaatattcaaatttaattcttacattaatgtctattatagtatttttaaattttaaaagttattttaccaaACGCACTTGTTGTTTATGCTTgttaaaagtcatttttaatttaatttaccagaCACAgatgctacaacttttaaaaagctaCCTTTTATACgctacttttgaaaagtaaaaacttTACCAAAGTAAGCCCAAGTCAAACTACTAtttaacaatttaaattaaatgaaatcCTATCAAACCTGTTTCAAGAAAACATGCAGTTGAGGATGCGAATCAGGGTCCACAGTAACCTCAAAAAGTGGAATAAAGATATTGTCAAGGATGTTCTGGAATGAGGTCACAATTCCCATCTCTTTGTACACGTTGTACAACCTTGGAAGCTGCAAGACAATTTTTTAAAACTACTTAGCTACACTTTACAATCTATTAGCAATAAAGAAAAAAGGGTAAATGTCATAAATAATAGAGACTCCTAAGAGATGTGGCAAAAGAATAATTACAAAAACTGAAGTATATATCTAAAAACTCCTGAACTAACTACTATGCATAGTAATCAAggagtgaaataaataaatacctGGATCAGCCAAACAACATTCTCGCTATACAGTTCATTATTGACTATCCAACTTGCTAGTTGGTCCCACTCACTTTGTTTCCTCCCATATATTGATATTCTATACTCTGCCATCTGTGAACAATACATGCAAAGCAATAAGCTCGCAATCATTTGGCACCCACTTCAAAGGGAATAAGCATACAGAAATAAAAATCAAGAGATGAAAGATTATAGtaagttataaaaataaaaagtaaattctATTACCCCTCAATGCTATAAAATATACgtgagaattttttttatcatcggTTACAAAAAGGTTTTCGACATGAATGAAATACAGCTAGCTATAAGTACAATCCTCATCAACATTTCAACCTCTTGTGAGTACAAAATGTGGGGTGGAGGGAAGAACAAAAGAAGTGGGCATGATTATGGAAGCAAGGGCAAATTTAACACATTAACCGGCATGACTCACCAAAGTAAAACCATGCTGATTCTTAGGGTGTATAAGACAAGAAGCACAAATTTGAAAGACCCAGCACAGAAAATTAGCAGTCTAACTTGAATTTTACATTTCATTAGACAATAATAGAGGAAAACATATAGATGAAGTTAAGAAAATACCTGATATTTACTGGCCGCAAGATCAGCAAACACTTGCTTTGTCACCTCACCAAGGAAACGACCTGTTTGGTGTAACACAAATGACAACATTATGAACATGAGTCAGATGATCTTGAAATGATTAGAATTAATGCAAATGAGTTCTGATTCCCAACAACCACCGGTATTCTTTCTCTGATGCTTCTACTACTATACCAATCCACAATCATAGTTGCTTTTGGAAATATAATTCAAAAACTGACTTCAAAGCCTGGCTGCTTGTTTCCAATTGAAAATGCCAAGACCACAATAAATATATGAAATTTCCAACTTCAAAGAATTATGAACCTCCTTCAATAATAACCAGCCCATTTTAATCACAGATACAAATTTCCCAATTAGGAACCCGTAACTCTATTTAAAGCAAATTAATGATCCAATTCTTAAGAACACTAAAACGAGGTGATGCCTCTGAAgcaatatttagtaaaataaaaaatacaaaaaagtttgACACAATTTTGAGATTGAGTGTTTGTAATTTTtgttgtggtttttttttttttttttttttggggggggggggggggttgttgttctattgagagagagagagagagattcaaCTGtcctcattaaaaaaaaaattaccttgaATGAGATTATCTTGCTTAAGGAATATCTCCCTCAGCCTACTTTGCCCACAAGGATTGTATTTAAGATTAAATTTGTCAAAGCGATGAAATGTGCTCTTGTCTGCATGAACGTCCAAAAGGTCAACATTGAGATCATATCTGCTCAAAaagcaatttgaaaaaaaaaattgttattttaagATGTAGCCAAGAAAATTCaattagaaattataattatGGTATGAATTAGATAGAAGTTGTTACCCAGTCAAATCCAGACTCTCAAAAACTTCTTTCAATGTGAGATATGTCCCATCTCGAAATATTACAACCTGAATGAAGTTAAAATTATAGAGGTTGTAATGAGTATCCAATCATTGCAATGTATACCACTTTCCAAGATTATCAGTCACAGTATCCATAACTGAAAGAGCATAACATAATGCATAGCATATCATATTTTGGTTTTGTAACTTGCAAGCATGAATATCATCTGTACTGGTGCATCTCATGAAATCAATCAATCATTTGCATGTCTAAGAACTCTTGTAATTTTTTGAACAATTGAACTCCATAGTAAACTGAAACCTTTTACATGTAAGACATTTCATTTTACACTTACTAAAGAAGCATGCACTAATAAGCAAAACAATTGCCTACATGTGAATTATCAATTGTCCCACTGCATACTGGTTAAACATACACACACCGACATTTTGTTGGTACATACTTATCCAGTACAGCAGCTTAAAAGAAAACCATTCATCTTGAAAATTGAATTCATAACTTtagcttaataataataataataataacaataataataataattctagaaaaatatgagagagagagagagagagagagagagagagagagagagagagagagagagagaagcaattcatgtaataatataaatatataacatatcaaaattatcACCTCATCGGGCTCTTTCCTCAGCTTTGATTTTATAAACCTTAAAAGATGTTTCTGATTCATGCAGGCTGAGTGGTGGACATGTGTATCAACTTTCCTGACATTGTAGAAGTCTCGATGTGGAGCACTTTTTTGGGCAAGAAATTCCCTATCCGCATTTAGCATCAAATGCAGATTGAATttctaaaatatatatagaactgtcaaatattatttttaaatgaaatacAAGTATAATGCAGTTTATGACTTTAATAAGAAGTTACAGCAACATTGAATGTATTTAGTATTTACTTGTTCTAGAAGATTAAGCCGGTGATGACATAAAGTTCGTATATTCCCTATTGCTATGACTCGAAGTATATGATGGAGGTCGGTGAAAAAAGTAGTTGCATCTGCAACAGGATAAAGCTCTTCTGTTGCTGCATATTATAAGCAAAGTTGCATAAGAATCCAgttaaaaagaagaaacaaatttcttttgaaaaaaggtCTAAAGACAACACTACAAGAAACTTGGTGTATTACTAATTACTTACAGTCTTTATTTGGATATACATGAATAACCCCATCTTGCATTTCAAAGTAGTGCTGCATtacaaaacaaaataacattcATTTAATCACAGAAGATAAAATTGGGATATCTACCTCTTCGATGAtggaaaagtataaaataaactcATAAAAACTCACATCAGACTTTCCTTCAGGTGCATAAAAGAATGGCTGTGGGTTAGGCTTTGGAGTGCTGGGGTCAGATATAACTTCTTTATCCCATGGAGCAACCGCTTCtttaaaaacatatctttttctcaTTTCAAGGCACTCTTGAAGAACCACATAGACTTCCACTTCATCAGGTGATGGAGCCtctaaacccaataaaaatatataaattataattttggcAAATGATTTTCAACACTGGCAAATTTGCAAGGCCACCACATGTAGACAGAAGTTAAatctgttgtttttttttttttcaaaagaaaatggACTCTGCAGGCTATCGAAAAACAAATTTAAGGCAAATCATAGAATTAAGAGACAGGAAATATTCATACCAATGGGAGAAACTTTAAGTCGAACAAAAGTTTCTTGCTCTGGCTCTTTCCTGAGAATGTCCGCTGCAATTGGATCAGGTGGAACACCATGCAGGTCACCGGACATACTATGAGAACGGATCATACTTGGTGTTGTGGCAGCTATTTGCATCTTCTCTCCATTAGCATTAACATTATCAGGTAAAGTCTCATATGGGTTTTTAACTTCTGTACCCTGCTCGCACGTTATATAAAATTCAACAATGTATagcatttaaatattattattatactttgCAAAACACCGCATCAGATGGAACAGAGCAATGGCAAGTTGGCAACATCACAAAATTTATATCATGAAAACAGTTAACAGGTTCTGCTTATAGAATGCTATATGAATGTAGATTTAAACCTATGAAGAACAACATCACAAGACTTACAACATTTCCATTTGTATGCAGATATGTTGTATCCATTGCAGCATTGTCAGCGGCAATATCATCATCGTCTGATCCTTCTACACTTTCAAAGGCACTGGCACTTGCAACAGGTGACTTGGGAGAAATCGGTCTTAAAATATTTCTCTTTGGGGTACCAGGATGCATGGATTTTGCTGTAAAGTTTTTTCCTTGgttaataaaacaaattaatgATTTGATCAAACATTTCTTGTATTTACGTGGGAATCATGCCAAAAAGAAGGCAGGGAAGAAAGAAAGCACAGTGATAACTATGCTTAAACATAGCATAAAGTTTTGTTGTAGAAAAGGGCATGGCAACATTTTAAAGTAGATTAGATGCAATCCATATTAGCTCAAGGGATCATTTTCTCACCAAAAGCACCTTTCTGATATACTTATACTAGAAACCAAATGCTTCTCACTATTTCAATCAATTTTATACTTTAAAACCCACTTTACTAATAAAGTAATATTCCCACATTCAATATAGTGGAACATCTTTCCCATTCAATTATTCCATCTCAACCAGACAGCAGAATAAACTCAGAAAacaatttagaattaattttccATTTTTTGGATGATTAAGATTCATTTTCTATCCAAAAGAGGTGAAGATGCCTACAAGAAGTTTGatactttaatatttttattcatagaAAATATTCTTGTTTGctctttttaccttttttttttaaaaaggaacTTTTTGCTTAGTGCTCCATATTCTCTCCtcttcagtggctttttctttaaattgtttttctatatgttaaaatttttaaattacccAGCTTGATCCTCTATCTTCTGAACTTTTCATTCAATCACATATACTATGAACTGGAACAAAACAATggaggataaaaagaaaaagattaaagagaaaaaagaaggcaTATCCATTATCCAATGCCTGTACCATTAATTC harbors:
- the LOC112743673 gene encoding AMP deaminase, translating into MMDAYAFHLALAALVGASAVAVSAYFMHRKTLSQLLEFARAVDDDAGDTGGDGDLTNHARKHVNGGGGGVRARRRGRGYYRRGLSLPDVGAISGGGGMDGEDKWNGLPPVDGIPAGLPRLQSLREAKSMHPGTPKRNILRPISPKSPVASASAFESVEGSDDDDIAADNAAMDTTYLHTNGNVGTEVKNPYETLPDNVNANGEKMQIAATTPSMIRSHSMSGDLHGVPPDPIAADILRKEPEQETFVRLKVSPIEAPSPDEVEVYVVLQECLEMRKRYVFKEAVAPWDKEVISDPSTPKPNPQPFFYAPEGKSDHYFEMQDGVIHVYPNKDSTEELYPVADATTFFTDLHHILRVIAIGNIRTLCHHRLNLLEQKFNLHLMLNADREFLAQKSAPHRDFYNVRKVDTHVHHSACMNQKHLLRFIKSKLRKEPDEVVIFRDGTYLTLKEVFESLDLTGYDLNVDLLDVHADKSTFHRFDKFNLKYNPCGQSRLREIFLKQDNLIQGRFLGEVTKQVFADLAASKYQMAEYRISIYGRKQSEWDQLASWIVNNELYSENVVWLIQLPRLYNVYKEMGIVTSFQNILDNIFIPLFEVTVDPDSHPQLHVFLKQVVGLDLVDDESKPERRPTKHMPTPAQWTNVFNPAFSYYAYYCYANLYTLNKLRESKGMTTIKFRPHSGEAGDIDHLAATFLTAHNIAHGINLRKSPVLQYLYYLAQIGLAMSPLSNNSLFLDYHRNPFPMFFSRGLNVSLSTDDPLQIHLTKEPLVEEYSIAASVWKLSACDLCEIARNSVYQSGFSHALKSHWIGQEYYKRGPDGNDIQKTNVPHIRLEFRDMIWRDEMQQVYLGKAVIPEVVDR